Proteins encoded in a region of the Salmo trutta chromosome 34, fSalTru1.1, whole genome shotgun sequence genome:
- the LOC115173738 gene encoding uncharacterized protein LOC115173738 isoform X2 — protein sequence MGFLALPEWKLSRGKQVAAIPRINSDQPLVALSPAALPLPRQRSGLKFSTSRQPNQGLVQTQSRGAPSLYGQAATLTRYVQDLKQGSSFSTLASKGPIEISAQSISTPDRQVPSSGSSFRPGPLSFGSTQGGSAAKSYKPSFSQDVMQYQSSSASRSVSTSNQYAQTSGQRLDGASRGMPTSSLASRSSLFRPSSTASGNSYGAFKPGSDPGATPSQSLFTSNQGGRGSTYSQNLLAKPAQRKYGQMSAHWGSYQPSYAASSGPVSSLFSSTFIQNAPATAQKSSGSKPAPSQRYQPSYMFNEVKSNTSSARSPTQILLSSSYGPTQSRTSSAISTTPQCFAQTSIHSIPELYGGSPIYRLKDPTR from the exons ATGGGTTTTCTGGCTCTTCCAGAATGGAAGTTGAGCAGAGGCAAACAGGTGGCAGCTATCCCCAGGATCAATTCAGACCAGCCTCTCGTGGCTCTATCCCCAGCAGCTTTACCTCTGCCCAGACAAAGG AGTGGATTGAAGTTCTCCACCTCCAGACAACCCAACCAAGGCCTTGTCCAGACTCAGAGTAGAGGAGCCCCCAGCCTCTATGGTCAAGCTGCTACCCTCACCCGCTATgtccaggacctgaagcaagggaGCAGCTTCTCTACCCTGGCTTCCAAGGGACCAATAGAAATCTCTGCCCAGTCAATTTCCACTCCTGACCGTCAAGTTCCCTCAAGTGGTTCTTCATTTAGACCAGGTCCTCTGAGTTTTGGTTCTACTCAAGGTGGGAGTGCAGCAAAAAGCTACAAGCCTAGCTTCTCCCAAGATGTTATGCAATACCAGAGCAGCTCTGCCAGTAGAAGTGTTTCAACTTCCAATCAATATGCCCAAACCTCTGGCCAGAGACTAGATGGAGCAAGTCGCGGCATGCCCACTTCCAGCCTGGCCTCTCGCTCCAGTCTTTTTCGCCCTAGCTCTACAGCTAGTGGAAACTCCTATGGAGCCTTCAAGCCTGGCTCTGACCCTGGTGCAACACCAAGCCAAAGCCTGTTTACCTCTAACCAGGGTGGAAGGGGTTCAACATACAGCCAGAATCTCCTTGCTAAACCTGCCCAAAGGAAGTACGGCCAAATGTCTGCTCATTGGGGGAGCTACCAGCCCAGCTATGCTGCCAGTAGTGGGCCAGTCTCCAGCCTCTTCAGTTCAACATTCATCCAGAATGCTCCTGCCACAGCCCAGAAGTCAAGTGGCTCTAAACCTGCCCCCAGTCAACGCTATCAGCCCAGCTATATGTTCAATGAAGTGAAGTCCAACACTAGCTCTGCCAGAAGTCCCACCCAGATCCTCTTGTCTAGCAGCTATGGCCCTACCCAGAGCAGGACCAGCAGTGCCATCTCAACCACCCCTCAATGCTTTGCCCAGACCAGCATCCACAGCATCCCAGAATTGTACGGCGGATCTCCAATCTACCGGCTCAAAGACCCTACTCGGTAG
- the LOC115173738 gene encoding mediator of RNA polymerase II transcription subunit 1-like isoform X1, with the protein MAFGINLGIVFLCSLFAEHSSFTWAPRDAQRVRGYGFSGSSRMEVEQRQTGGSYPQDQFRPASRGSIPSSFTSAQTKGKRTRAKNTDISLSGSIASGASAIHNMHQTKASRTYSQSVSDPSAVRPVSSWEAKRIQPYTLHPVQPHSSSSGLVQNPYGMFNVHSRTASNLKPSTPNYGSTQSGLKFSTSRQPNQGLVQTQSRGAPSLYGQAATLTRYVQDLKQGSSFSTLASKGPIEISAQSISTPDRQVPSSGSSFRPGPLSFGSTQGGSAAKSYKPSFSQDVMQYQSSSASRSVSTSNQYAQTSGQRLDGASRGMPTSSLASRSSLFRPSSTASGNSYGAFKPGSDPGATPSQSLFTSNQGGRGSTYSQNLLAKPAQRKYGQMSAHWGSYQPSYAASSGPVSSLFSSTFIQNAPATAQKSSGSKPAPSQRYQPSYMFNEVKSNTSSARSPTQILLSSSYGPTQSRTSSAISTTPQCFAQTSIHSIPELYGGSPIYRLKDPTR; encoded by the exons ATGGCTTTTGGAATTAATTTGGG GATTGTGTTCCTTTGCTCATTGTTTGCAGAACACTCAAGTTTTACATGGGCTCCACGTG ATGCCCAGAGAGTAAGAGGCTATGGGTTTTCTGGCTCTTCCAGAATGGAAGTTGAGCAGAGGCAAACAGGTGGCAGCTATCCCCAGGATCAATTCAGACCAGCCTCTCGTGGCTCTATCCCCAGCAGCTTTACCTCTGCCCAGACAAAGGGTAAGAGGACCCGTGCCAAGAATACTGACATTAGCCTCTCTGGTTCTATAGCCAGTGGAGCCTCTGCCATCCACAACATGCATCAAACCAAGGCCAGCAGAACCTATAGTCAAAGTGTCTCTGACCCCAGTGCAGTAAGGCCAGTTTCAAGTTGGGAGGCAAAGAGAATTCAGCCCTACACTCTTCATCCAGTACAGCCTCACTCCAGCAGCTCTGGTTTAGTCCAGAATCCATATGGTATGTTTAATGTCCACAGTAGAACTGCCTCTAACCTGAAACCATCTACTCCAAACTATGGCTCTACCCAGAGTGGATTGAAGTTCTCCACCTCCAGACAACCCAACCAAGGCCTTGTCCAGACTCAGAGTAGAGGAGCCCCCAGCCTCTATGGTCAAGCTGCTACCCTCACCCGCTATgtccaggacctgaagcaagggaGCAGCTTCTCTACCCTGGCTTCCAAGGGACCAATAGAAATCTCTGCCCAGTCAATTTCCACTCCTGACCGTCAAGTTCCCTCAAGTGGTTCTTCATTTAGACCAGGTCCTCTGAGTTTTGGTTCTACTCAAGGTGGGAGTGCAGCAAAAAGCTACAAGCCTAGCTTCTCCCAAGATGTTATGCAATACCAGAGCAGCTCTGCCAGTAGAAGTGTTTCAACTTCCAATCAATATGCCCAAACCTCTGGCCAGAGACTAGATGGAGCAAGTCGCGGCATGCCCACTTCCAGCCTGGCCTCTCGCTCCAGTCTTTTTCGCCCTAGCTCTACAGCTAGTGGAAACTCCTATGGAGCCTTCAAGCCTGGCTCTGACCCTGGTGCAACACCAAGCCAAAGCCTGTTTACCTCTAACCAGGGTGGAAGGGGTTCAACATACAGCCAGAATCTCCTTGCTAAACCTGCCCAAAGGAAGTACGGCCAAATGTCTGCTCATTGGGGGAGCTACCAGCCCAGCTATGCTGCCAGTAGTGGGCCAGTCTCCAGCCTCTTCAGTTCAACATTCATCCAGAATGCTCCTGCCACAGCCCAGAAGTCAAGTGGCTCTAAACCTGCCCCCAGTCAACGCTATCAGCCCAGCTATATGTTCAATGAAGTGAAGTCCAACACTAGCTCTGCCAGAAGTCCCACCCAGATCCTCTTGTCTAGCAGCTATGGCCCTACCCAGAGCAGGACCAGCAGTGCCATCTCAACCACCCCTCAATGCTTTGCCCAGACCAGCATCCACAGCATCCCAGAATTGTACGGCGGATCTCCAATCTACCGGCTCAAAGACCCTACTCGGTAG